The following coding sequences are from one Leptolyngbya sp. NIES-3755 window:
- a CDS encoding hypothetical protein (similar to AA sequence:cyanobase_aa:Ava_3992) → MFNTQPITDISLQESRALCFENVQRQPLIDDITTQAKLFGGRGSCSSYLKDCSSKFFSPEPIYKKTTQFTTTIAADGDLADIYYPVVPRSSQTEFPIALLLQGALVDKADYSKFASEVASYGFVVVVPNNERTITLPNGQALTGLLAEQQQINDVLAQMRSEDTNSRSPIAKIVDTERLGLLGHSFGGAVGLGASQEEVCLLGICSGNYTKPPELMAGIFYGASFRDQVTNAFPPVNNQGVALGLILGDRDGVVQPGSRGCYALLLNWRHE, encoded by the coding sequence ATGTTCAACACTCAACCTATAACTGATATTAGCTTACAGGAAAGTAGAGCATTGTGCTTCGAGAATGTCCAAAGACAACCGTTGATTGATGACATTACGACTCAGGCGAAATTATTTGGTGGTCGTGGCTCTTGCTCCAGTTACCTTAAAGATTGCTCCTCCAAGTTCTTTAGCCCAGAACCTATCTACAAAAAGACAACCCAATTTACAACCACGATCGCGGCTGATGGCGATCTTGCTGATATCTACTATCCGGTTGTCCCTCGTTCATCTCAGACAGAATTCCCGATCGCGCTACTGTTACAAGGCGCACTGGTGGATAAAGCAGATTACTCAAAGTTTGCTTCGGAAGTTGCAAGCTATGGCTTTGTCGTCGTCGTACCCAATAACGAAAGAACAATCACGCTTCCAAATGGGCAGGCACTTACAGGACTACTCGCTGAACAGCAGCAGATCAATGATGTTCTAGCGCAGATGCGTTCGGAGGATACAAATTCTCGCTCTCCGATCGCTAAAATTGTAGATACCGAACGATTAGGATTGTTGGGACACTCTTTTGGCGGTGCGGTTGGTTTGGGTGCTAGTCAAGAAGAGGTTTGTCTCCTTGGCATTTGTTCTGGTAATTACACGAAACCACCGGAACTGATGGCAGGTATTTTCTACGGAGCCAGCTTCCGAGATCAAGTGACGAATGCTTTTCCACCTGTGAACAATCAAGGGGTTGCACTTGGCTTAATTTTGGGCGATCGCGATGGAGTGGTTCAACCTGGCTCTAGAGGGTGTTATGCACTTTTGTTAAACTGGAGGCATGAGTAG
- a CDS encoding putative transposase [ISY523a: - 968419] (similar to AA sequence:cyanobase_aa:sll1716), whose product MSRKPYPTDVSDEEWVFVAPYLTLMSEDAPQREHSLREVFNGLRYVARSGGAWRLMPHDLPPWAAVYQQTQRWMKAGVFETMVHDLRELLRLLSGRNEQPSAVILDSRTLQSTLESGHRAGYDGGKRKKGSKVHIAVDTLGQLLALHVTPANEQDRHQVQVLVEQVQQVTGDNIEVAFVDQAYTGEPAAQAAEQQGVRLEVVKLPEAKKGFVLLPRRWVVERSFGWMSRFRRLVRDYERLAETLAGFHLVAFAMLMVKQFVELRFQSS is encoded by the coding sequence ATGAGTAGAAAGCCTTATCCCACAGATGTCAGCGACGAAGAATGGGTATTTGTCGCACCATACTTAACATTGATGAGCGAAGATGCACCGCAGCGCGAACACAGTCTGAGAGAAGTGTTTAACGGTTTACGATACGTGGCGAGAAGCGGAGGAGCGTGGCGACTAATGCCGCATGACTTGCCGCCGTGGGCAGCGGTGTACCAACAAACGCAGCGGTGGATGAAAGCAGGGGTGTTTGAAACGATGGTACATGACCTGCGCGAATTGTTACGGCTTCTGTCTGGACGCAACGAGCAACCGAGTGCCGTGATTCTAGATAGTCGCACCTTACAGTCTACGCTTGAGAGCGGACATCGAGCAGGGTACGACGGCGGGAAACGCAAGAAAGGCAGCAAAGTCCATATTGCGGTGGACACATTAGGGCAACTGTTAGCGTTGCACGTCACGCCTGCGAACGAGCAAGACCGTCACCAAGTCCAAGTTCTGGTTGAGCAAGTGCAACAAGTCACCGGAGACAACATAGAAGTGGCGTTTGTTGATCAAGCTTATACCGGAGAACCAGCGGCACAAGCGGCAGAACAGCAAGGAGTTCGATTGGAAGTCGTGAAACTGCCGGAAGCCAAGAAGGGCTTCGTGCTGCTTCCTCGTCGGTGGGTGGTCGAGCGTAGTTTTGGCTGGATGTCCCGGTTTCGGCGGTTAGTGCGAGATTATGAGCGTCTAGCTGAAACTTTAGCAGGGTTTCACCTGGTCGCGTTTGCGATGTTGATGGTCAAACAGTTTGTTGAACTTCGCTTTCAAAGTTCATAA
- a CDS encoding putative ketosteroid isomerase (similar to AA sequence:cyanobase_aa:gll2890) → MSPELIQKLVTSYFSSLQTMDIAAWTENFTEDAILYDPVGNPPNKARENAKAFFGLLSMAFEKLELSQDHIFIAGNGAAVKWTMRASGKSGKQGTAEGISVFEMHESEKIQQVSSYWDDAALMAQIRS, encoded by the coding sequence ATGTCACCTGAGTTAATTCAAAAACTGGTTACGTCGTACTTTTCTAGTCTTCAAACGATGGACATCGCAGCGTGGACAGAGAACTTTACGGAAGATGCGATCCTCTATGATCCAGTGGGCAATCCACCGAATAAAGCACGTGAAAATGCTAAAGCTTTCTTTGGACTGCTTTCAATGGCATTTGAGAAGCTAGAACTCTCTCAAGACCATATCTTCATTGCAGGGAATGGAGCAGCAGTGAAATGGACGATGCGAGCATCAGGTAAGAGCGGGAAACAGGGAACGGCTGAAGGAATCAGTGTGTTTGAAATGCACGAATCTGAAAAGATCCAGCAAGTTTCTTCCTACTGGGATGATGCGGCACTGATGGCTCAAATTCGGAGCTAG
- a CDS encoding TPR repeat protein (similar to AA sequence:cyanobase_aa:Ava_4137), which translates to MGQRKRSRIWYLAILAMLQFFCIVAWSTFVPGVAQTVATPSMIAQASKSENASPDLIRAQALNTQGANQLAAGQVEAALETWKQAEAAYKAASDERGILGSQLNQVQALQALGQYRRARVNLEQINARLQSLPNSALKADGLRSLGITQFRVGDLKDSQATLQSSLTLSQRLNSGQSYTLLALGNVTRALREREKKESGKTNEALSFYQQAATLAPDNLTRSQAKLNQLSLLAETNPTLDQAPLIAEVRSLLRTLPLSRASIYAQVNLAESLTKLKNQDQRAIAQILATATQQARELQDPRAEAYALGQLGHLYETRQQWSDSRKVTEAALKIAQTIQANDIAVSWQWQLGRVLKQQGQIPDAIAAYNQAVDTLSILRSDLIAMNPEVQFSFREQVEPIYRQLVQLLLQDNPSQPTLQRAREVIEALQLAELNNFFREACLDVRPQQIDQVDRNAAVVYSILLPDRLAVILSLPGQPIRDYTPSIPSDPATIEKAFDDLFATLNPFVATSNPLRANQQLYDFLIRPIAKDLAQSQVKTLVFVLDGVLRGIPIAALHDGQQYLIEQYSIALSPGLQLLPPRWQRSTLTARVPSDQLQTLAGGVSEARQGFSPLPGVVREVEQISALVPTNVLLNQAFTRTQFEGKVETVPFPIVHLATHGQFSSEAENTFLLTWDGRINVKEFDQLLEGRNRRDRKPIELLILSACQTAAGDKRAALGIAGVAVRSGARSTIATLWSVQDNSTSILMSQLYEELRQPGTTLAEALRRAQLKLLRSPDYQQPFYWAPFVLIGNWQ; encoded by the coding sequence GTGGGTCAACGAAAGCGATCGAGAATTTGGTATCTCGCAATTCTCGCCATGCTGCAATTCTTTTGTATCGTCGCTTGGAGCACTTTTGTTCCAGGAGTTGCTCAAACTGTGGCGACTCCTTCTATGATTGCTCAAGCTTCAAAGAGCGAGAACGCTTCACCGGATCTAATTCGCGCCCAAGCTCTGAATACCCAAGGTGCAAATCAACTTGCAGCAGGACAAGTAGAAGCAGCACTCGAAACCTGGAAACAAGCCGAAGCAGCATACAAAGCAGCATCAGATGAACGGGGAATACTTGGCAGCCAACTCAACCAGGTGCAAGCTCTTCAAGCTCTTGGACAGTATCGACGGGCTAGAGTGAATTTAGAACAAATCAATGCTCGATTACAAAGCTTGCCTAACTCTGCTTTGAAAGCTGATGGACTGAGAAGTTTAGGAATCACACAGTTTCGAGTGGGCGATCTGAAAGACTCTCAAGCTACTTTGCAGTCTAGTTTGACTCTTTCTCAGCGTTTAAATTCAGGTCAGAGTTATACATTACTAGCATTAGGCAATGTGACTAGGGCACTTAGGGAACGCGAGAAAAAAGAGAGCGGGAAAACGAATGAAGCGCTCTCTTTCTATCAACAAGCTGCTACTCTAGCTCCAGATAATTTAACGCGATCGCAAGCCAAGCTAAATCAGTTGAGCCTTTTAGCCGAAACGAATCCAACGCTCGATCAAGCACCTCTAATTGCAGAAGTTCGATCGCTGCTCAGAACTCTACCGTTGAGTCGCGCATCAATCTACGCTCAAGTCAACTTAGCAGAAAGCTTAACGAAATTGAAAAATCAGGATCAAAGAGCGATCGCACAAATTCTCGCGACTGCGACTCAACAAGCACGAGAACTCCAAGATCCGAGAGCAGAAGCCTACGCATTAGGACAATTAGGGCATCTCTATGAAACACGGCAACAATGGTCAGATTCCCGCAAAGTCACCGAAGCGGCACTAAAAATTGCTCAAACGATTCAGGCAAACGATATTGCAGTTTCTTGGCAATGGCAGTTAGGGCGAGTTCTCAAGCAGCAAGGACAGATACCGGATGCGATCGCGGCTTACAATCAAGCGGTCGATACGCTCTCAATCCTCCGGAGCGATCTGATTGCAATGAACCCTGAAGTTCAGTTTTCCTTTCGAGAACAAGTCGAGCCGATTTACCGCCAGTTAGTCCAATTACTATTGCAAGACAATCCGAGCCAACCGACGCTACAACGAGCCAGAGAAGTGATCGAAGCACTTCAACTCGCAGAACTCAACAATTTCTTCCGAGAAGCCTGTTTAGATGTAAGACCGCAGCAAATCGATCAAGTCGATCGCAATGCCGCTGTTGTTTACTCGATTCTTTTGCCCGATCGCTTAGCCGTGATTCTATCGTTACCGGGTCAGCCAATTCGCGATTACACTCCCTCAATTCCATCCGATCCTGCAACGATCGAGAAAGCGTTCGATGATCTCTTCGCCACTCTCAACCCATTCGTTGCGACCTCAAATCCGCTCCGCGCAAACCAGCAACTCTACGATTTTCTCATTCGTCCCATTGCAAAAGATCTCGCTCAAAGTCAGGTCAAAACTCTCGTATTTGTTCTAGATGGTGTTCTGCGAGGAATTCCGATCGCAGCTTTACATGATGGTCAACAATACCTAATTGAACAATACAGCATCGCTCTATCTCCTGGCTTGCAGCTTTTACCTCCCCGCTGGCAACGGAGTACACTAACCGCCAGAGTGCCTTCAGATCAGTTGCAAACTCTAGCAGGCGGAGTCTCCGAAGCCCGTCAAGGATTTTCACCTTTGCCGGGTGTCGTGAGAGAAGTCGAGCAAATTTCAGCCTTAGTTCCAACCAATGTTTTACTGAACCAAGCTTTTACCCGCACTCAATTTGAAGGCAAAGTCGAAACAGTTCCCTTTCCGATCGTCCATCTTGCCACACATGGTCAGTTCTCCTCTGAAGCAGAAAATACCTTCTTGTTAACTTGGGACGGGCGCATCAATGTAAAAGAGTTTGACCAACTGTTAGAAGGTCGCAATCGCCGCGATCGCAAGCCCATTGAACTCTTAATTTTAAGTGCCTGTCAAACTGCGGCAGGCGATAAACGAGCCGCTTTGGGAATCGCAGGAGTAGCAGTTCGCTCTGGTGCAAGAAGTACGATCGCAACGCTTTGGTCTGTTCAAGATAACTCTACATCGATTCTCATGAGCCAACTGTATGAGGAACTGCGTCAGCCCGGAACGACTTTAGCTGAGGCACTGAGACGCGCACAATTGAAATTATTGCGATCACCCGACTATCAACAACCTTTCTACTGGGCACCGTTTGTATTGATCGGCAATTGGCAGTAG
- a CDS encoding two component LuxR family transcriptional regulator (similar to AA sequence:cyanobase_aa:Npun_F1800): MMTSELPPTTQIKGSTIRVLLIDPQSLMRNGLKAMLEMESDFQIVGSVADAESAIVQLQVLQPDVVLIDSLDGWNAIRSILNQLPSAKVLALTNYEQDLDVLQAIQAGAKGYLLKNMPISELVKAIRLIHRGYSQMAPGLMEKLLINIPTPVRQPEIEEVILTPRERGILRLIGQGWTNREIASELHLAEGTVKTYVTRLLGRLSLRNRSQLAIYANTINL; this comes from the coding sequence ATGATGACTTCAGAACTGCCGCCGACAACCCAAATCAAAGGTTCGACGATTCGAGTTCTATTGATTGATCCGCAAAGCCTCATGCGTAACGGATTGAAGGCAATGTTAGAGATGGAATCTGACTTCCAAATTGTTGGCAGTGTCGCAGATGCAGAAAGCGCGATCGTACAACTCCAAGTTTTACAGCCTGATGTTGTGTTAATCGATAGTTTAGATGGTTGGAATGCAATTCGTTCGATTCTAAATCAGTTGCCATCGGCTAAAGTTCTCGCCCTGACTAACTATGAGCAAGACTTAGATGTTCTCCAAGCGATCCAAGCGGGTGCAAAAGGATATCTACTAAAGAACATGCCGATTTCGGAACTTGTAAAGGCAATTCGGCTGATTCACCGTGGCTATAGTCAAATGGCTCCAGGGTTGATGGAAAAGCTGCTGATCAATATCCCAACTCCTGTGCGCCAACCAGAAATAGAGGAAGTGATCCTAACTCCTAGAGAACGAGGTATCTTGCGTTTGATTGGTCAGGGCTGGACGAACCGCGAAATTGCGTCTGAGCTACATCTTGCAGAAGGTACAGTCAAAACTTATGTCACTCGATTGTTAGGTCGTCTGTCGCTTCGGAATCGATCGCAGCTTGCTATCTACGCGAACACAATCAATCTGTGA
- a CDS encoding heme peroxidase (similar to AA sequence:cyanobase_aa:Npun_R5469) — translation MQSNDFLKRRINKFITNNAIYDAPTRPHPFSLMAPYTSWDSLTDRTYTGRHLPANPEFNQNLPPLQELGFLFKKKGETKYSNKSTLLFPYFVQWFTDGFLRSVANNRMKNTSNHQIDLSPVYGLNRKSTELLRSHQGGKLKSQILNGEEYPEFYYADPERGIAKPEFAELYTPVPQEQNSSPAQKAKLFAMGVERANVQIGYVMMNVLCLREHNRLCDLLAQAYPTWDDERLFQTARNIVVGIFLKLVIEEYVNHLTPYHFKFIVDPAAFTNERWYRQNWMSIEFTLVYRWHSALPEQLVYDNKSMPVTDTLWNNDLLINKGLGSLFEETCTQPAARIGLHNTPDFLVPVELATIEFGRQAQVASYNDYREMCKFPRVTDFAQITEDEEVQQELKQVYGHVENIEFYVGLSAEDVRENSALAPLVGRLVGIDAFSQALTNPLLASRIFNPETFSPLGWEILQTTNSLSDLVNRNVPQDKLFHVTFYRTEGR, via the coding sequence GTGCAAAGCAACGACTTTCTAAAGCGCCGCATCAATAAATTTATTACAAACAATGCAATTTATGATGCACCAACTCGTCCCCATCCCTTCAGCTTAATGGCTCCCTATACCTCTTGGGACTCTTTAACCGATCGGACTTATACAGGGCGACATTTACCTGCGAATCCCGAATTCAATCAGAATTTGCCCCCGCTTCAAGAACTGGGTTTTTTGTTCAAGAAAAAGGGCGAAACCAAATACTCAAACAAATCCACGCTGCTATTTCCTTACTTTGTTCAATGGTTTACTGATGGTTTTTTACGAAGTGTTGCTAACAATCGGATGAAGAACACTTCTAACCATCAAATTGATTTATCTCCGGTGTATGGGTTGAATCGGAAATCTACAGAATTATTGCGATCGCATCAAGGCGGTAAGCTCAAAAGTCAGATCCTCAATGGGGAAGAGTACCCAGAGTTCTACTATGCAGATCCAGAACGAGGCATTGCAAAACCAGAATTCGCAGAACTATACACTCCTGTTCCTCAAGAACAAAACAGTTCTCCAGCGCAAAAGGCAAAGCTGTTTGCCATGGGTGTAGAGCGAGCGAATGTGCAAATTGGCTATGTGATGATGAATGTGCTTTGTCTGCGAGAGCATAATCGACTCTGTGATTTACTCGCGCAAGCGTATCCAACCTGGGATGATGAACGTCTGTTTCAAACCGCTAGAAATATTGTGGTTGGAATCTTTTTGAAGCTCGTGATCGAGGAGTATGTCAATCACTTAACGCCCTATCACTTCAAATTCATTGTTGATCCCGCAGCGTTTACGAATGAACGTTGGTATCGGCAGAACTGGATGTCGATCGAATTCACGCTGGTGTATCGCTGGCATAGTGCGCTTCCTGAGCAGTTAGTGTATGACAATAAATCCATGCCCGTAACTGACACACTATGGAACAATGATTTATTAATCAACAAAGGATTGGGATCACTGTTTGAAGAAACCTGTACTCAACCTGCGGCGCGAATCGGATTGCATAATACTCCTGATTTTCTCGTTCCGGTTGAATTAGCAACGATCGAGTTCGGGCGGCAGGCTCAGGTTGCTAGCTACAACGATTATCGTGAGATGTGCAAGTTTCCGCGAGTCACGGATTTTGCTCAGATTACAGAGGATGAGGAAGTTCAGCAAGAACTAAAACAGGTCTACGGTCATGTGGAGAATATCGAATTTTATGTTGGACTATCTGCCGAAGATGTGCGAGAAAATTCTGCTCTCGCTCCGTTGGTGGGTCGATTAGTGGGGATTGATGCTTTTTCTCAAGCATTAACGAATCCATTGTTGGCTTCAAGGATCTTTAATCCGGAGACATTTTCTCCATTAGGATGGGAGATTCTGCAAACCACAAACAGCTTATCTGATCTGGTTAATCGCAATGTGCCTCAAGATAAGCTGTTTCACGTGACATTCTACAGAACGGAGGGGCGCTGA
- a CDS encoding hypothetical protein (similar to AA sequence:cyanobase_aa:PCC7424_4351) produces the protein MNTPLNLTAQFKPLPDDHIAPDFYIDPNSCSLHDAVQQFAIDRPEDEPWIVWLFEDVNSLIALPGKISLYGHDSLHAILNCGHAPADEAFVGGFTMGNTTQANGIHQFLYKLVSSQLYPKKYRLPWKVSHYFDAGFSYGRSLPLRNLHQTDFSTYQHYTITQVRQQLGITPISLPYESTNF, from the coding sequence ATGAATACTCCCTTAAATTTGACCGCTCAATTCAAACCCTTACCAGACGATCATATTGCTCCAGATTTCTATATTGACCCAAATTCTTGTAGCTTGCATGATGCTGTACAACAATTCGCGATCGATCGTCCAGAAGATGAACCTTGGATTGTCTGGCTCTTTGAAGATGTGAATAGCCTGATCGCGTTACCTGGCAAAATTAGTCTTTATGGTCATGATAGTCTTCACGCCATTCTCAACTGCGGACATGCTCCCGCAGATGAAGCCTTTGTCGGTGGTTTCACAATGGGCAACACAACTCAAGCTAATGGAATACATCAATTCCTGTACAAACTGGTTTCCTCACAGCTATATCCCAAAAAGTACCGTCTCCCTTGGAAAGTCTCCCACTACTTTGATGCAGGCTTCAGCTACGGGCGCTCACTTCCCTTAAGAAATTTGCATCAGACAGATTTCAGCACCTATCAACATTACACCATTACACAGGTCAGGCAGCAGCTTGGCATTACACCCATCTCTTTGCCCTATGAATCGACAAATTTCTAA
- a CDS encoding putative transporter (similar to AA sequence:cyanobase_aa:all7122), whose amino-acid sequence MNRQISKFPFWSDRISQFFQFEQLGTNYRTELLAGFTIFMTTAPILVVNAHILGNAIFLQQSGDLFAQILVAIALCAAVSSFLIGLLTNYPFVLGAGTGITALFTFSIVLGMGMNWRLALTAVLVEGILFTALSVSPLRRQLDNAIPNSLKQAMVIGLGLFLSYIALSGKVTSSQVGAGIIVSNAATLTSLGTLKQPATLIGVFGILLTTLLMVRSVKGAFLFVIFGTAAIGWLTGVAPLPQGILALPQLPYDLIGQAIAGIQYLNGAQLGNFVAVVFVLLFVSLSDTMSSFNVLGQQIDRIKPDGELRRSKQSLLSNALGTVFGAIVGSAPVIPYLETASGIFEGGRSGFVAIVVGILFLLSTLFTPLFAAIPAFATAPILLMIGVLMMSGVRSINWNDLAEAIPAFLVILITPLTFSIADGMAAGFIAHAVVTIAQKDRRKLLPSLVLAGIAVAYFTLITMQA is encoded by the coding sequence ATGAATCGACAAATTTCTAAATTTCCATTTTGGTCGGATCGCATCAGTCAGTTCTTCCAGTTTGAACAATTAGGCACGAACTATCGCACCGAATTACTCGCTGGTTTTACTATCTTTATGACTACGGCTCCAATTCTCGTCGTGAATGCTCATATCTTAGGAAATGCGATCTTTCTACAGCAGAGCGGTGATTTGTTTGCTCAGATTTTAGTTGCGATCGCGCTTTGTGCTGCGGTGTCAAGCTTCCTGATTGGACTGCTCACGAACTACCCGTTTGTCTTAGGAGCCGGGACGGGAATTACTGCGCTGTTTACTTTCTCGATCGTGCTCGGTATGGGAATGAATTGGCGTTTAGCACTTACCGCTGTTCTAGTTGAAGGAATTCTCTTTACGGCTCTGTCTGTGAGTCCACTGCGTCGTCAACTGGATAATGCGATTCCTAATTCGCTCAAACAAGCCATGGTGATTGGCTTAGGTTTGTTCCTTTCGTATATTGCGCTGTCAGGAAAAGTCACCTCTTCTCAAGTAGGTGCAGGCATCATTGTCTCAAATGCGGCGACACTGACCAGTCTAGGAACACTAAAACAACCGGCGACACTCATTGGCGTTTTTGGGATTCTATTAACAACATTGCTGATGGTACGATCGGTCAAAGGCGCATTCCTGTTCGTGATTTTCGGTACGGCTGCGATCGGTTGGTTAACTGGAGTCGCACCGCTTCCTCAGGGTATTCTTGCTCTACCTCAGTTGCCTTATGATTTGATTGGACAAGCGATCGCTGGAATTCAATATCTCAATGGGGCACAACTGGGAAATTTTGTAGCAGTCGTTTTTGTGCTGTTGTTTGTTTCCTTGTCCGATACGATGAGTTCTTTCAATGTACTAGGGCAACAAATCGATCGCATTAAGCCCGATGGAGAACTACGCCGCTCTAAACAATCCCTACTATCCAACGCGCTCGGAACTGTCTTTGGTGCGATCGTGGGTAGCGCTCCAGTGATTCCATATTTAGAAACTGCTTCTGGCATCTTTGAAGGTGGGCGGAGTGGCTTTGTTGCGATCGTGGTTGGAATACTCTTTCTCCTCTCGACCTTGTTCACGCCTCTATTTGCTGCGATTCCTGCGTTCGCGACTGCTCCTATTTTACTTATGATTGGAGTTTTGATGATGAGCGGTGTACGATCGATCAATTGGAATGACTTAGCAGAAGCGATTCCAGCATTTCTCGTGATTTTAATTACACCGCTCACGTTCTCGATCGCGGATGGAATGGCAGCAGGCTTTATTGCTCATGCGGTGGTTACTATAGCTCAGAAGGATCGACGAAAACTGCTACCAAGCTTAGTTCTAGCAGGTATCGCTGTTGCTTACTTCACACTAATTACGATGCAGGCTTAG
- a CDS encoding glycosyltransferase, MGT family (similar to AA sequence:cyanobase_aa:Cyan7425_4929): MTRQKHIVFVSPPLLGHTSQMLAIAAELVSHGHRVSFVINEIGKSWIAQTGAQFIAWNASIDSDRVPDSTNQLWKAASEVGNRWRGDRLMLERMIDVYEPGYQTIASILQAASPDLLVIDRAVFAAMDFAQQHQIPYIVQTRFLGNFVKLPADAPQFGTGYSKNMNFWQRSLNRLAPIALRFYLLPTLLKLNQVRKACAGDREVHDPFENQTTIVGSTFDLEIPRSLPDHVHLVGPIFAKTTPSLPEHLQTWLDAAQSGVIYIAFGTLATIQAWQAQALIEGLTQTGLQVLWSLPDSQQSQLPPLPDSVRIESFVPQFAVLSHPAIRVFVSHCGMNSILEALYWKTPILALPFFGDQHDNATRLMDAGVAQRLDKRRFSAAEVTTKATVLLHDLQIQESIDRISSNLRRAGGCDRAAEIVEAVLLNG; this comes from the coding sequence ATGACCCGCCAAAAGCACATTGTCTTTGTTTCGCCGCCCTTACTAGGACATACTAGCCAAATGCTTGCGATCGCAGCAGAACTGGTCAGTCACGGGCATCGAGTCAGCTTTGTGATCAATGAAATTGGAAAATCCTGGATCGCTCAAACAGGCGCTCAGTTCATTGCTTGGAATGCCTCGATTGATTCGGATCGAGTGCCTGATTCGACAAATCAATTGTGGAAAGCCGCGTCTGAGGTAGGGAACCGTTGGCGAGGCGATCGCTTAATGTTGGAGCGAATGATTGATGTCTATGAACCTGGATACCAAACCATTGCCTCGATTCTACAAGCGGCTTCTCCGGATCTTTTAGTCATCGATCGTGCTGTTTTTGCGGCAATGGATTTCGCTCAACAACATCAAATCCCTTACATTGTTCAGACTCGGTTCTTAGGGAATTTTGTCAAACTCCCGGCTGATGCACCTCAATTCGGCACGGGTTACTCCAAAAATATGAACTTTTGGCAGCGATCGCTGAATCGACTTGCCCCGATCGCGCTAAGGTTCTACCTGCTTCCCACGCTATTAAAACTGAATCAGGTTCGTAAAGCTTGTGCAGGCGATCGAGAAGTTCATGATCCCTTTGAGAACCAAACGACGATCGTAGGCAGCACGTTTGACCTAGAAATTCCTCGATCGCTGCCTGATCATGTTCATTTAGTGGGACCGATCTTTGCAAAAACCACGCCGTCTCTACCAGAGCACTTGCAAACCTGGCTTGATGCAGCACAATCTGGAGTGATTTATATTGCTTTCGGAACGCTGGCAACGATTCAAGCCTGGCAAGCTCAAGCTCTGATCGAAGGACTGACTCAAACTGGGTTGCAAGTGCTTTGGTCATTGCCTGATTCTCAACAGTCTCAGTTACCACCCTTGCCTGATTCAGTCCGCATCGAATCGTTTGTACCTCAGTTTGCAGTGCTTTCACACCCCGCTATACGAGTCTTTGTCAGTCATTGCGGCATGAATAGCATTTTAGAGGCACTGTATTGGAAGACTCCAATTTTGGCGTTACCGTTCTTCGGAGATCAGCACGACAATGCAACTCGGTTAATGGATGCAGGTGTCGCTCAACGACTCGATAAACGGCGGTTTAGTGCGGCTGAGGTGACAACCAAAGCGACAGTGTTGCTGCATGATCTACAGATTCAGGAGTCGATTGACCGGATTTCAAGCAATCTTAGACGAGCGGGCGGATGCGATCGAGCCGCAGAGATTGTTGAAGCAGTCCTATTAAACGGATAG
- a CDS encoding transposase (similar to AA sequence:cyanobase_aa:MAE37920), which yields MPCTPKKTVEQIIDRGNDYVIAVKKNQPKLYEWIATQFEQHPADSIADDIEHTRNRTTQRTVSVLKPLPGLDAAWVGVQRLIRVERTGIRGAEPVHETMFYFSSLATDAEELSRRVREHWHIENRLHYPKDVVMREDIAPLCDGYAPANFAILRTIALNLFRLHGFASITKGIRHLAHNISHLFSFLQ from the coding sequence ATGCCTTGCACACCCAAAAAAACCGTTGAGCAAATCATCGACCGTGGCAATGACTACGTGATTGCCGTCAAGAAGAATCAACCCAAGCTTTACGAATGGATTGCAACCCAGTTTGAGCAGCATCCTGCTGATAGCATCGCAGATGACATTGAACATACGAGAAACCGCACCACGCAGCGCACGGTCAGTGTTCTGAAACCCCTGCCTGGATTGGATGCAGCTTGGGTAGGTGTGCAGCGCTTGATTCGCGTCGAGCGCACGGGTATTCGTGGCGCTGAGCCAGTTCACGAAACCATGTTCTACTTTAGTTCCTTGGCGACGGATGCCGAAGAACTGAGCCGTCGTGTCCGAGAGCATTGGCACATTGAGAATCGCCTCCACTATCCGAAAGATGTCGTCATGCGTGAGGACATCGCTCCGCTCTGTGATGGCTATGCTCCAGCTAATTTTGCAATCCTCCGCACAATCGCCCTTAACTTGTTTCGATTGCATGGTTTTGCCTCCATCACGAAAGGCATTCGTCATCTGGCTCACAACATTTCTCACCTCTTTTCTTTTCTTCAATGA